TGGGCATCGGGGCAAAATTGGGAACTTCCCTTATAAGGTTTTTGGATAGAAATCCCGAGGGATATGGGACTGTGCCCTCCCCGACCGACCCCAGGTCACTTCTCCCAGGGGCGTGAGGGGGAGGGCCCGGTTGAACTTGGGGCGAGGATGATTTAAACCTGACGCTCCGCCTCGGGCTCGCCCTTCCTTCTGCTCTCGTTCTTTATGACCTGAATCACGTAGTCTATGAACTTTCTGACCTCTTCAAGCTCCTCCTCAGGGATATCCTTGATTTTCCTGTTCTTGGTCTTGTATGTGAGTAGTTTCAGGAGGGCAAGCCTTCCGAGTGCCGTTCTGGTGCTTATCTCTCCCTCCTTCCAGTCGTGCCATATGGCGTTGGCTATGCCGTAGAACTCCGGGATGCTGTCGAGCCCGGGATCGCCAACGTCTATGACCTCTTTTCCGAGGTACTTGTAGCGCCTCTCCTTATCCTCCTTCGAGAACTCCTTGGTTCTCTCCTTGATGTACGCGTGCACCATGGCCACCACCCCCGGGAAACAATTCGACCTAAAAATTTATTAACTTTTTGTTTCTAAATCCCTTCCCAAAGGCTTATATTCACGCCGGGATTGAAATACCACAAAGGGCTGTGGCGGGAGACGGCATGGGTATCGAAAACCTCGTTGCAAAACTGCTTGCTTCCGGTGCTGACCTGAGCACAAGGAGCGCTGTCAGGGCCGTGCTCTCTCTGATGGGTGAAGATGAGGAACTGGCGGATCAAATCTACGTTGAGCTCAAAAACAGGGCCCATGCTGAGGATTTTGCAAAAGTTCCTCCCGAGAAGAGGGCGGTCTTCATCCCCCAGTGCCTCAGAAACTTCCGCGAATGTCCTGCGGAGCTTGGGGAGTACGGCTTTGAATGCATGAAGTGCGGGCGGTGCCAGATATGTTCCATTATCGAGGCCGGGGAGGGAATGGGTTACAGGCAGTTCTACATAGTCCCCGGTGGAAGCCTCGTCAAGAAAATCCTCAAATCCAAAGTCCCGAGGGGGGAGATCAAGGCTGCCGTTGGAATCGCCTGCTGGCCGGAGCTTGCCGAAGCCGCTGAGAAGCTTTCCCATCTCCGGCTTCCTCTCCAGGCCGTGCCGCTCATCCGGGCGGGTTGCATAAACACCGCGGTCGACCTCAGGCGCGTTGAGGAGACCTTGGCGATGGGGGTCGTCCCGGTGGAAAAGAGAAGGATTTCAATTGATTCCAGCGCTACTCCCGGTTTCTGACCTCGTTCCATATTCCGGCCATTATCAGCGCCGCGCCCAGGTAGCCCTTGGCGCTGAGGACTTCCCCTATCGTTATGAACGCCGCTATGTGGCCGAATATCGGTTCGGCGGAGTATATCAGCGCCGCCTTGTGGGCCTTCGTGTTCCTCTGGTGCTTCACCTGGAGGGTGAACGCTATGACCGTCGCGAACAGCGACGTGTAGAGCACCCCGGCCCAGGGCAGCGGGTCCGTGGGGACAGCGAATGGCTCGAAGAGGAGCGCAAATGCCAGCGAGAAGACGAAGTTCCACGTTATCTGCCAGAAGGCTAAGCTTAGGTAGTCCTTCTCCCCAAAGCGCTGAACGAGGACTATCTGGAAGGCGAAGCTGAGGGCACAGAGTACCGTAAGCAGGTCGCCGTAGTTGAAGTTCAGGCTCGCCCCTGAGATCAGGTAGAGGCCGGTCAGAGCTACTGCAAGTGAAACGGCATCCCTGAGCTTGAGCCGATCCCGAAGAAGGAAGTACGCTATGAAGGGAGTGAATACCACGTAGAGGGACGTTATGAAGGCCGAATTCGAGGCGGTGGTGTACTTCAGCCCGACTATCTGGAAGCCGTGGCCGAAGAAGAGTGTAACTCCGAGGACGAAACCCTCCCTGAAGGTCTCCCCCCTCAAAACCCTCGACCGGAAGAGGAGGAGCATCAGGAGCGAGGCTATGCCGAAGCGGTAGGCCAGGAAGAGTATCGGCGGCAGGTAGTCGAGGCTAACCTTCATGGCGGGAAAGGTGAAGCCCCATATCGCGGTTATACCGAGGAGTACAAGCTCGGAGCGGTTCATCGCGTTGTGTAGTGCCCCCTCGTTTATAAGACCTTCCCTTCGCATAAACATGCATCTGTGCGTTTTTACAGTGGTTTCATAAGGGTTATATAGGCTGAGTTCCAAGTAGGATAATAGGTGTTTCCCATGGGTGAAGAAGTGGTGGAGAAGGTATGGATCCTGATAACCCCGGACAAGTGCAGCGGCTGCAGGCTGTGCGAGGTGGCCTGTTCGCTGGAGCACGAGGGAATAATATGGCCGGAGGCATCGCGTATAAGGATATACGAACTCCTGCCAGGCGTCAACGTTCCCCACACCTGCGTCCAGTGCCCGGATTATCCGTGTGTGAACGCGTGCAACTTCGATGCGCTGAGCGTCGACGAGAAAACGGGTGCCGTGCTGGTGAACGAAGAGAAGTGCACCGAGTGCGGGGCGTGCGTCCTTGCCTGTCCCGGCAACGTCCCAAGGATTCCGGTGGGCAAGGGCAGTGTGGTGATCTGCGACCTCTGCGGGGGGCAGCCCAAGTGCGTTGAGGTCTGCCACGAGGCCGGCCACGATGCACTGACGCTGGTGAAGGGCCAGTACCGCTCGGTGTACAGGACATTCGCGAAGGACCCGGTCGAGAAGAGCGCCGAGCTGGCGAGGAAAATGTACGGAGAGGAGTTTCTGGGGTGATGGAGATGAAGGGCTACGCTGGAAAGCTCCTGGACGTTAATCTGAGCACGGGAAACGTGAAAACTGTCGAGCTGGATGAGGACATGCTCCGCTTCTACGGCGGCAGGGGGCTCGGCACTTACATCCTCTGGAAGGAGCTCGGCGAGAGGTGGGAAAAGGTAGACCCGCTCGGCGAGGAGAACCTCCTCCTGATCCTCACCGGCCCGCTGACGGGCTACTACCCGGGAATAAAGACCGCTGTACTGGCCAAGTCCCCGGAGAGCAACGGTGTGGTGGGAAGCGTCCTCAGCAGCGAGGTGGGAATAGAGCTTAAGGCGAGCGGCTACGACGGGATAATAATCCGCGGAAAGGCCAGGGAGCCGGTTTACCTCTTCATCAACGACGACGATGTGGAGGTGAGGGACGCCTCAAAGTACTGGGGAATGGGAGGCCTTGAGCTCCACAAGACCCTGCTGAAGGAAGTCCACGACGAGCTGAGGAAGAAGGCCAAGCTGAGGGGCGTCCCGAAGGAGCCCGCCATGATGTACATCGGCAGGGGCGGAGAGGAGAAGGTGAGGTTCGCCGCAATAATGAGCAAGCTGATGCACGCAGCAGGTTACGGCGGCTTTGGGGCAGTTATGGGGAGCAAGAATCTCAAGGCGGTCATCGTTAAGGGGAATAAAGCTCTGCCGGGGGTTCACGACAAAGAAAAGTTCAAGTCCCTCCTCAGGGAGTTCCAGAGGGAGCTTTTGACCCTTACCACCTTCCGCCAGTGGGGGACCGGGGCAGGTGGCTACAGCGTCGGCAAGGACCGCTCAAGCCAGCCGGTCAGGAACTGGCAGGAGGAGTACCACGACGACGAGAGGATAAGCGTGGTGAACTTCGAGCTCAAGGCCTGGGTCAAGAAGTACTGGGCCGACTACGGCTGTCCCGTCAACTGCATGAAGATATCCTACCTCCGCTATGGCGAGTACAAGGGCTCGATAACCGACGCCCCTGACTACGAGCTGATGGCCTACATGGGGACCAACCTTGGCGTTTTCGAGCCGGAGAAGGTCGTCTACCTGTCCTACCTCGTTGACGAACTCGGCCTCGACGGGATAAACGCGGGCAACGTCCTCGGTTTTGCGGCGGAGCTCTACCAGCGCGGAATCCTTACTGAGGAAGACATCGGCTTCAAGCTCGAATGGGGCGATGAGAAGGCCTTCGCAAGGCTCCTTGAGCTGATAGTTAACAGAGAAGGCATCGGAGAGATCCTGGCCGAGGGGACTTACCGGGCCGCGAAGAGGATCTCGGAGATGAAGGGCGTCGATGCCATGAGATATGCAGTCCACGTCAAGGGGATTGGAGTGGGCGCCCACGGGATAAGGAGCGACCTCGACTACACGAGGGACATAAGCTACGCGGTTTCAGTCCAGGGAGGCGACCACACGGCAACCGCCGGTCTGCCGGCGAGGAGCTACGAGGGCGAGCTGGTGAATGCCTTCTACGACTCGGCCGTTATATGTATGTTCACGACGAGACCGGGCTTTGAGCGGATTATCGAGTTCGGAAACGCGGTTACGGGCTTTGAGCTGACGCCGGAGAAGTGGTTCAACGAGACCGGCCTGAGAATAATCCACCTCCAGAGGATCCTGCTCCTCCTCGGGGGGCCCGACGTCCACTGGGACCCGAGGAAGGACGACGACAACCCGGAGAGGTTCTACGAGCCCCTTCCGACCGGGCCGGTCAAGGGTAAAGCTCCAACCAGGGAGGAGATAAGCGAGAAGGTCCGCCAGTACTACGAGCAGGTCGGCTACGACGAGCATGGAATCCCAAGGGAGGAAGTCCTTGAGGAGCTCGGCCTGAGCGAAGCGAAGCGCGAGGTGAAGCGCATAAGGGAGCGCCTTGGCCTCTGATTTTCCTCTTGGTGGTTCTCATGAAAGTGACCCTGATACTCTACGGGGAGCACGCCCTAAAACACGGCCCTCGAAAGGAGCTTGAGGTGGAGGAAGGCAAGAGAGTGGGCGAGCTGCTCAGGGAGCTGGGAATAGGGACGGACGAGCACCACATCCTGGTGAACGAGAAAAGGGTGGAAGAAAGCCATCCCCTCAGGGAGGGCGACAGGATCAAGGTGCTCCCGGTGGTCTACGGCGGGTCACTCGCCGGGCCCGTGGACGCACTCCATGTTCATGGCCAGAAGCATCTCGACGTAGCCTGATTCCAGGTTCTCCTTTATTTTATCCGCCAGTGCCTGGAACTCCTCAAGGGTGAGCGGCCTTTTGCTCTTCAGCCACTTGATCTTCCCGTCGTTCTTGTCAAGAATGACGATCTCCCCCTCGGTGATGAGCGGGACGTAGTTCATCTTTATGCCGTAGAGCTCCTCGGCAAAGGCCAGCTTTGCCCTCATGAGTTCGAGGTAGTTGGCCAGGTCCTCGCCGAGAATCAACCTGAATTCGCGCTCCATCTTTCCACCGCTGGAATTTCAATGCACAGGTTTATTAATCTATCGGGCATTCCTGTGTAAAGATGCCCTCTTTTTTCAGGCCGAAAGTGAAATAAGGGCAAAAGATATATCACTCCCGGTGAGACAATGGAGATGAAGTACGCCCACCACTTCCACGCCTACCAGCCCGGCGACATAGTCTACGTTAAAGACGGTGACGGTTCAAGGCCAATTGAGTACGATGAGAGGAAGAGCCCGGTCGCGGTCAAAATTCGCGGCGAAGAGGTGAGAGGCGAGAACTGGACGAGGGCTATGCTCTACTCCTACGAGCACATAGCCGACACCCTCTCGCGCATGAAGGGGGTGAGCGTGGACATAGAGCCCTTCACATTCCTAATGCTTCTCCACTACCGCAGGAAGGCCTTTGAGGACGCCGTTGGGCTCCTCCGTAGGTTTGATGCGGTTCCCACAACGCCGTTCCACCCGATCGTCCCTCACCTCGATGAATTCGAGCAGAGGATCCTCGCGCGGGTCTCCTTTGACTTCTATGCACCTCTGGTCGAGAAGAGGCAGGTAATCGGCTACTGGCTCCCCGAGGCCGTGATAACAAGGGAGGGTGCCTCGGTGGTCGAGTCTTCAACTGACAGAAGGCTGGTCTTCCTCCTCGACGAGAGGCAGCTCCTCTACGACCTCCCCCAGGCGAAGCACTCCTGCAACCGCTACGGAAACTCCTTCGTCTTCGGGAGGGAGTGGCGCATAAGCGACGCCTTCGCCTTCAACACCCTCGACGTTCCCGGTCTGGTCTCCGCTACCCTCTCCTACCGCGACGACCACAAGGAGAGCCTCGGCGTCCCCTACCTGGTCTTCACAGCGAGTGACCTGGAAAGCCTCCTCGGAAACCCGCAGCAGCTCGACCGCTTCACCGCCTGGATGGAGGGGCTTGAGCGTAACGGCGTCGAGAGGGTCTCAGCGATGGAGTTCGTGAGGAGAAAGCTCTCCGGTGAGTTCAAACGCCTCGACGGCGAGTGCTCCTTTGAGATGCGCGTCAAGGACCACTCCTCCTGGAGCGACTACTTCGATTTGAGCCCCGACGGCAAGACGAGCGATTCAAGGTGGCTCGGCTACAGGAGGGCCGACGGGAAGGTCTTCGCGAGGGAGGTGAAGGGGAGAAAGATCTCCCAGCTCTGGAAGGTCGCCTTCACGCGCCTGTTTGAGGAGCTGAACAAGGCGGTTAGGCTTGGAGTCATCAAGGGCCTCGAAGGCCTCGGGGTTGAGCCTTCAAAGGCCGAAGAGTTCCTCGTCCGCTACGCGCGTATCTTCTTCAGGGACTACTACGAGTACTTCGGCATGGAGACCTCGTCCGACTATGTCATTGAGCCGGTGAACGGCGAGAGGGAAGCTTTGAAGCTCGGAAGGGTCTACTACCTCATGCTCCTCGCCAACCACTCCTGCCCCCGCTTCTGGGAGAACCTCGACACGAGGGTCGCCTTCGGCAACGTCTCGGTCATGGCGAAGGCCCTCATTGAGCTGATGAAGCACTTCGACGGCAGTGAGCTTCAGAGCCTCTTCATTGGAGCCTACCTGAGGCTCCTCAACTTCGAGAGCCTCTACAACCTCTGGAATCTCGGCGCGATGCCCTCCCTGGGGGGCTGGGAGACGGGTGAGAAAGCGTGGCTGGATGCGTTAAAGCCAGAAGTCCCGACCAGCGGCTACAACGTCGTGACGAGGGCTGCACTCTACGTTGGAAGGCTCGACCTGCGTGGCGAGCTCCGCTCCCTTATCGAGCCCTACAACCTTGAGTGGGCCGTCGCCGACACGGGCCACATCCCGGGCGAGGTTCACGGGGAGTGGGAGAACCGCGAGTGGTGCGAGCATAGGGGACATTAGGGAAACAATTTTGGACTTTTTATCCAACTTTTCTGCCCGGCACATAACTTTTTAAACTATTCTTGCCCTATAAACAAATCCAGGCGGTACTTTCCAGGTGCGGGTGGTGGTGTCCTTGAAGAGGCCGGAGTTCGAGGGGGAGGGTGAGTGCCTGCTTGAGCTCATCTTTGGGATTCTCGATGGTGCGATGTACCTAAGGATAAGGCGCGTTCTGGATGAGATTGAAAGGTGGATTGGCAGGAGCAGAATGCTCCTCCTACTCCTTCAGGTTCCACTTCTCTCTGCTCAGGAAGAGGTAAGCCTCGTTCTCCAGCTCTTTCGGAACGTAATCTAGCAGAATCTCCGCGTTTCTGATGTTCTCCCTCACGTTCTTCCCCATGGCAATCCGGTTCTTCTCGATGAGTTCAACGATGACTCCGGAGACGTCTTCCTTCACGGCCTTTTCCGCGAAGAGTCTCTTTCCGATGATCCACACCCGCTCGTTCTTTCTGTAAAAGTCCCAGCCCCTCTCCGTGAAGAACTCGGGCCCGGGCTTTATCTTCACCCTTTCCCGCTCCCTTCTGTCCACTTCCAGCATTATGAAGGCCCTCTCACCTTTACGTCCAACGTCCCAGCCGAGGACGCTGAAGCCCTCTCTGGAGAGGGCCTTCTCAAAGCCCCGCGCGCTCCTCTCCAGCTGGGGGATAAGGACGTCCTCGACGAGGTTCGGGGCATTGAAGGCCAGAGTTACGAGGTGAGTTCCCTTCCTTCTGAGTTCCTCAAGGTAGTTCCCGCTTCTCTTCTCTTTCCCGAAGAAGAACTCCCCGGAGGGCCTCTCCAGAAACTGGTGTGCCCTGAAGTAGAAAACCCCATAGCGCTCCCAACTCAGGTTCGCCGCGACGTTCCTCCTCGGGTCGACGGGGTCGATGACTATGAGCGGTCTGTCGGCATCGGCCTCGCGCCTGATGGTTCGCATAGCGGTCTCATACTCGCGCTTGAGCCAGTTCCCGGGGTCGATTATCTTCTGCCTCAGCATGAAGTCGGTGTTTTTGAGGACTTCGAGGAACGAGCCGTATTTGATGACCAGAATCTCGGCCAGATAGCCCGAAAAGCCCCTGACGTAGATCTCGCTTCCGTAGGCGTTTATACCCTTCAAAAAGCGCTTGAGGAGCCTGACTTCCTCGTTTCTCCCGTTGAGGTTCTCAAGGACCCAGCGGTTGTGGAGTATCGAGCGGTCAACGGCGGTTCTGACGTCCCCCCAGCTCTTAACGTCGTAGCAGGGCACGAGGTCAACCTTCACGCCCTTATAGCGCGCCCTCACGTAGGGGTGTTCCGCATAGGCGAGCTCGTAGGAATCGAGCCTCTCGGCTATGGCCTTTCCGAGCTCCAGTCCCTTCTTCCGGAGCTCCTCAAGCGGGGTCTCAAGGGGGAAGGCAAGGAAAAGGTCGATGTCGTGGTCTCCGGCCAAATAGGTGTCCTTCGCGAGGGAACCCACGAAGTAGGGTTTAACGTCGAGGCCGAGCTCCCCTATGGTCTCCACTGCCAGCTTTTCAAGCTCTTTCATCAGGCCCTCGACGAAGGCCCTCTCATCCTCCGTGGGCCTTATCCTGGGCAGGACTTCTTCGATGACAGCCTCGACGTCCATGTCGTCACCTGTTAGTATTTGGCCATTGTGTGGTTGATATACTTTTTGTTCCGGCCTTTGCTCATCGTTTCGTCTTTCTGAATACCATCAGAGCAATCCCGACAAGTGCGAGGGCGGTAAGGGCAATACCATAGTAGTTCTTCCCCTTCGGTTCCGTCTCTTGAGGGTTGTCGAGTTTTTCATCTTCCTTTTTTGGCTCGCTCCTTTCCCCCAGTTTTACCACGCTCAGATGAAGGTCAGGTGCCTTGAACTCCGCTGGAACGGCCCTTACATCAACAGGCTCGTCTCTAAAATGAATTTTCAGAGCGTAGCACTTTTCCGTTTCTCCATTTTGTCTGAGTGGGACAGTGAGTATCGTTCCCTTGGAGAGCAAGACCAGGGAGTCGTTCATTATTCCCGCGACCTTCCCAGAAACGTTGGGGTACTCGAGAGGTTCCCCCTCAGAGTTTATGATGAAAGTTCCAGTAGTTGTGTCGAAGGCGCAAACCTCCCCGTTACAGAAGGCGCCCTGTATTCTCATTGTCCAGAATGCGTCCCAGTTTTCTCCTTTTGGACACATGTAGGAGTTAAACCACTCGATTTTTCCGTCTGGAGAAACTTTCAGGGCAAAGTAGTCCGCTATCCACGGTGCATCACTTCCACCGCCGTAGACCCCAGCAACGAGAGCATAGTTCCCCATGGAATGGGCAGTATCGGGAGAGTCATGGTAGCTTGTGTTGATGACTTTGGCCCAGAGGAGACTTCCGTTCAGCGAGAGAGTCCCGAGGAAGAGATGGGACTTCGGATCGTCTGGAAGACTGATGGTTCCAACGACCAGAATGGCCTCTCTAAGGGGAGCGACAAAGCGTACCTCAACCCTGGGGGTTCGCTCATTGGTTCCGTTCGGGAGGATTTTGGTGGCCCAGAGGATTCTCCCGTTCCGGCTTATACGCCCCACAACGTTGTCCGTCAAGAGTGCAATATCTCCATTGGGCAGGGGCTCTGCGTCCTCAACGCTCAGGTTCTTTGCCCAGAGCAGGGTTCCGTTACCGTCGAGCTTAGCCAGAAGGCCTCCAAGGAGGAGAACTCCATCATTGGAGGGAATCAGGCGTTCGATATAGGCATTCCTTTGGAGCTCAAGGGCCCAAAGAGGTTCCAGGCTTTTGGTAAGCTTAACAAGGGTGTTGTTTTCGGTTATGGCGTATATCCCGTCTGAGACGGCAACATCTTTGAAGGCCCAGTCCTGGCCCAGTGCAATGTTTGAAGGGGGGAGAAGCAAAGCCACAACGAGAAGAAATGAGAAAACCTGCCGCTCCATTCTATGCCCCCAGACCTCATTCGGCCAGCTCGAACCTCGCCACCGTCTCGTAAATCGGCCCATTAGGAGTAAGCGTGCTCTTCTTCAGCTCTATCGCCTCGACGTCGAACTCCCCGAAGTCCTCGTTGGCGAGGTCTTTTAACGCCATCGCCAGCTCAAGCTTGTCGCGGACGAACTTGACACGGCCAATGGTGATGTGCGCCACGAAGTCCTTGTCCTTCTTGAAGCCCAGGCGGCGCATCTCCCTCTCCACATCGGCCGCTATCGCCTTTATGCCCTCGTCGTTCTCTATGCCGGCCCAGATTACCCTCACGTAGTTCGGGTTCGGGAAGACGCCTATTCCCTTAACGCGAACGCGGTGCTTTTTGTGCTTCTTCGCTATCTCCTCCAGGGCTCTCTTGACCTCCTCGGCCAAGGCTTCGTCTATCTCTCCAAGGAACTTGAGCGTCACGTGGAAGTTCTCCCTCTCGACGAACTTTATCTTTGCCGCTTTGTTCCCTATTCTCTCCTGGGCCTTCAGGAGGTTGTCGCGGACTTCGTCGCTAACCTCTATCGCTATGAATGCCCTCATAACACCACCGAGAAAAGTTGGGGAAAGGGGTTAAAGGGGTTTCGAACCATTGTTCTTAAAAATATGAGTTCTTCATGATCAGGATTAACTCATCCTAAAAGTGATGAAGTATGTTATAAGCTAGGGGAGGGCGAGAGGTTCTTTTTAGGTAGTCATTAAAAGATATCCTGTTTGGAAGGGTGTGATGAAGTCAATTACTCCAATATCTCCCCCATTAATTGGCTGATTATCCCACTTTAGAAATCAAAAGTAAACATGAACAGAAGGAAAAAGAAGTATGGGTGAGTATCGGATTCAACACTTCTGTCCCGTACTGGTTGCGTTATAAAGGTGGAGGTAATAACACAAAATTCATTATTCCTGAGATTAGAGCTGAGACTATTGCTGTCTTTGTGCTTTTCACCTGTCTCTTCAAATTCTTGGCCAGGAGATAGTAAGATATTCCCCATGCGGTGAGTGTTCCAACATCTAGGAGGATCCTTATTGTCCATGTAAAGTGCATATCCACAAAATATGGAATTGCCTTGATCGGTATTGCCACTAACCCCCAATATGCTAGTGGGTAGAGGTTTAAACAGGAACTTACCTGTATCTTTCTGGAGTTTGTGATTTTTATTATTGTCCAGGTTGTTAATATCGTCAAAGTGACCCACAGTGTCACTTTTAGTATTGACCCTACCATTATCTGGAGCACGAGAACTTGGAATTCTCCTGTTAGAAGGATTGGGACGATTTGATTCAAGTGGAACAGAAAGCCAACGGTGAAGATCTGAACACCAATATCAAGGAATCCCTTCACAAAAAATGAAAATAAAAATCCTGTTAGAATTAATCCACCAACAATTATTTCCAGCATATTTCCATATTTGCCCAGATAGTATCCTATGAAATATGCATATACTGCCAGAAGGGAATACAAGATTATCTCTTTTCTGTTTTGGTTCTGCTCATTAGTAATGATTCCCATTGTTCCTATCATAAAAGCTCCAATCAAGGATGAACTAGACATGTTCCCATTGCCTTGGAGTATTACAATAGAGATGCTTGTGTAGATGAGTGCAAGGAGGATTACTAAGTACTTTAAGGGGATAGAATATACTTCTGAAGATCTCGAGAAGAGGGTATATGCAATTATAATCCCACACATCATTCCAGTAAATAACGGAATCACCTGAACATAAAATACGTCATTGCCTCTAGTGAAGTAGGCTGTAAGGGTGTAAATGAGTATGACGGAGTAGCCCCACAATTTCTTGATATTGCCTACTTTGGCTGTGGTGATTATGCCCGTGGCTGTTATATAACCAGCAATGCTCAGTGCAACTAAAAGATAGATTTCTCCAAACGTTAAATTGCCCTCCCAGTACATAAAAGGGAATATAACAAAAGAAAAAAGGAGTATTGTAACCGTGCTGAGGTTTATCTTGCTCATAAATCTCACCCCGAGGGCACAATGACAAAAACATCAATGCTGAACTCTGTCCCAGCGATTGCTCCTAGTAATGCACCAACTGCAGAAGGTAACTCCAAGCCTGCTGCCAGAA
This window of the Thermococcus sp. genome carries:
- a CDS encoding MoaD/ThiS family protein — protein: MKVTLILYGEHALKHGPRKELEVEEGKRVGELLRELGIGTDEHHILVNEKRVEESHPLREGDRIKVLPVVYGGSLAGPVDALHVHGQKHLDVA
- the thpR gene encoding RNA 2',3'-cyclic phosphodiesterase encodes the protein MRAFIAIEVSDEVRDNLLKAQERIGNKAAKIKFVERENFHVTLKFLGEIDEALAEEVKRALEEIAKKHKKHRVRVKGIGVFPNPNYVRVIWAGIENDEGIKAIAADVEREMRRLGFKKDKDFVAHITIGRVKFVRDKLELAMALKDLANEDFGEFDVEAIELKKSTLTPNGPIYETVARFELAE
- a CDS encoding glycoside hydrolase — encoded protein: MEMKYAHHFHAYQPGDIVYVKDGDGSRPIEYDERKSPVAVKIRGEEVRGENWTRAMLYSYEHIADTLSRMKGVSVDIEPFTFLMLLHYRRKAFEDAVGLLRRFDAVPTTPFHPIVPHLDEFEQRILARVSFDFYAPLVEKRQVIGYWLPEAVITREGASVVESSTDRRLVFLLDERQLLYDLPQAKHSCNRYGNSFVFGREWRISDAFAFNTLDVPGLVSATLSYRDDHKESLGVPYLVFTASDLESLLGNPQQLDRFTAWMEGLERNGVERVSAMEFVRRKLSGEFKRLDGECSFEMRVKDHSSWSDYFDLSPDGKTSDSRWLGYRRADGKVFAREVKGRKISQLWKVAFTRLFEELNKAVRLGVIKGLEGLGVEPSKAEEFLVRYARIFFRDYYEYFGMETSSDYVIEPVNGEREALKLGRVYYLMLLANHSCPRFWENLDTRVAFGNVSVMAKALIELMKHFDGSELQSLFIGAYLRLLNFESLYNLWNLGAMPSLGGWETGEKAWLDALKPEVPTSGYNVVTRAALYVGRLDLRGELRSLIEPYNLEWAVADTGHIPGEVHGEWENREWCEHRGH
- a CDS encoding 4Fe-4S dicluster domain-containing protein is translated as MGEEVVEKVWILITPDKCSGCRLCEVACSLEHEGIIWPEASRIRIYELLPGVNVPHTCVQCPDYPCVNACNFDALSVDEKTGAVLVNEEKCTECGACVLACPGNVPRIPVGKGSVVICDLCGGQPKCVEVCHEAGHDALTLVKGQYRSVYRTFAKDPVEKSAELARKMYGEEFLG
- a CDS encoding aldehyde ferredoxin oxidoreductase family protein — translated: MKGYAGKLLDVNLSTGNVKTVELDEDMLRFYGGRGLGTYILWKELGERWEKVDPLGEENLLLILTGPLTGYYPGIKTAVLAKSPESNGVVGSVLSSEVGIELKASGYDGIIIRGKAREPVYLFINDDDVEVRDASKYWGMGGLELHKTLLKEVHDELRKKAKLRGVPKEPAMMYIGRGGEEKVRFAAIMSKLMHAAGYGGFGAVMGSKNLKAVIVKGNKALPGVHDKEKFKSLLREFQRELLTLTTFRQWGTGAGGYSVGKDRSSQPVRNWQEEYHDDERISVVNFELKAWVKKYWADYGCPVNCMKISYLRYGEYKGSITDAPDYELMAYMGTNLGVFEPEKVVYLSYLVDELGLDGINAGNVLGFAAELYQRGILTEEDIGFKLEWGDEKAFARLLELIVNREGIGEILAEGTYRAAKRISEMKGVDAMRYAVHVKGIGVGAHGIRSDLDYTRDISYAVSVQGGDHTATAGLPARSYEGELVNAFYDSAVICMFTTRPGFERIIEFGNAVTGFELTPEKWFNETGLRIIHLQRILLLLGGPDVHWDPRKDDDNPERFYEPLPTGPVKGKAPTREEISEKVRQYYEQVGYDEHGIPREEVLEELGLSEAKREVKRIRERLGL
- a CDS encoding DUF116 domain-containing protein codes for the protein MGIENLVAKLLASGADLSTRSAVRAVLSLMGEDEELADQIYVELKNRAHAEDFAKVPPEKRAVFIPQCLRNFRECPAELGEYGFECMKCGRCQICSIIEAGEGMGYRQFYIVPGGSLVKKILKSKVPRGEIKAAVGIACWPELAEAAEKLSHLRLPLQAVPLIRAGCINTAVDLRRVEETLAMGVVPVEKRRISIDSSATPGF
- a CDS encoding DMT family transporter produces the protein MNRSELVLLGITAIWGFTFPAMKVSLDYLPPILFLAYRFGIASLLMLLLFRSRVLRGETFREGFVLGVTLFFGHGFQIVGLKYTTASNSAFITSLYVVFTPFIAYFLLRDRLKLRDAVSLAVALTGLYLISGASLNFNYGDLLTVLCALSFAFQIVLVQRFGEKDYLSLAFWQITWNFVFSLAFALLFEPFAVPTDPLPWAGVLYTSLFATVIAFTLQVKHQRNTKAHKAALIYSAEPIFGHIAAFITIGEVLSAKGYLGAALIMAGIWNEVRNRE
- the cca gene encoding CCA tRNA nucleotidyltransferase → MDVEAVIEEVLPRIRPTEDERAFVEGLMKELEKLAVETIGELGLDVKPYFVGSLAKDTYLAGDHDIDLFLAFPLETPLEELRKKGLELGKAIAERLDSYELAYAEHPYVRARYKGVKVDLVPCYDVKSWGDVRTAVDRSILHNRWVLENLNGRNEEVRLLKRFLKGINAYGSEIYVRGFSGYLAEILVIKYGSFLEVLKNTDFMLRQKIIDPGNWLKREYETAMRTIRREADADRPLIVIDPVDPRRNVAANLSWERYGVFYFRAHQFLERPSGEFFFGKEKRSGNYLEELRRKGTHLVTLAFNAPNLVEDVLIPQLERSARGFEKALSREGFSVLGWDVGRKGERAFIMLEVDRRERERVKIKPGPEFFTERGWDFYRKNERVWIIGKRLFAEKAVKEDVSGVIVELIEKNRIAMGKNVRENIRNAEILLDYVPKELENEAYLFLSREKWNLKE